The window TCGAGTTCGTAAGGAAGAGTGAGTGCTTCTCCGTTTACGGAGAGGTGTTCAACATACTCTACTTCTCGCCAAGAACCCTCAACATCTTCCGGGGGATAGATTCCATAGTGAAAAACGAGAGCAACTCAGCAAGGCTCAAAGACGTCCTCGATAAGGCGATCCTTAAAGAGACCGCAAAGAAAGTCGTTTTTGTGACCGGAGAGGGAAGATTCGAGTATTCTCTGGAGGAAGTGCTCGAAAAAGACCCAACGATTGTCTATGAAGACGGAGAATTCAAAATCCCAGAGCTCGGAATAAATGACCTTAAAGGTATTAACATCGAAAAGTGAGGGATTCTCATGCTACTGAGGAAATTTAAGAAAAAGGCCCTAAAACTAGTTGACGAGGATTTCAGAGTCTTAGATTTTTCATTTGGCCTGCCGTATACCTACGTCCTCATCGAGGGCAGAAGGGGAAAGGCCCTTGGAGTCGCAATGACCCTGCCGGAGGAGGTACAAAGGTACGAGAACTCCATCGAGGAGCCCTCTCTGGAGGCGTTCATAGAAAAAGCCGACAGCCTGAACATCATCGAGAGAGCCTTCGGCTTAGCAGCGATAAACGCCGTCTCTCAATATCACATCGACCTGAGCGATGCAAAGTGGATCGACGCCGTGGAGTTGCTCGATGAGAGTATTGAAAAGGTCGCAGTTATTGGAAACATGCCTCCCATAGTCAAAGCCCTGCGTGAAAGGGGCTTTGAGCTCTACATCTTCGAGCGCAACCCGAAGCTCTGGGACAGGAACACCTTCAGCGATGCCCTTGAGTACTGGCTTCTGCCAGAAGTCGATGCAGTAATGGCAAGTGCAACCTGCATCCTGAACGGAACCATCGACATGCTGCTTGACAGGGCTAAAAACGCCAGAATCTTCCTCTTGACCGGTCCAACGGGCCAGGTTCTTCCAGAGTTCTTTAAGGGCACAGGGGTAACGCACATAGCCTCGATGAAGGTTGTGAACGTCGAAAATGCAATACTCCAGCTGAAACTTGGCTGCTTCAGGGGATTCTCCAACGAGAGCAAGAAGTACGTCGTTGAACCTTGAGGGTTTTTCTTCTTTTGTCGTTTCTTCCACACATATTCAATGAACAATTCCGAACATCATAGCCTTCTCCGCGTCACAAATCTTTTTAAACCGAAAGCGACTCCCGAAGGCCTCAAGGTGAGAAAATGAGTCAGAGAGTTTCGGTTGCGGTTAGAAACGCAATGGTCTCGAACCGCTACCGCTACGTCCCCAGGATGCCGCGGTGGTTTTACTCTTTCGTGCCCTTCAAGGTAGCCACAGGTGGAAGCTCCGCCTTGGTCAGCCTCTACCTCCTTGAGCTGGGTGGGAATGCCTCGACCGTCGGTCTTACTTTCGCACTGGCGAGCTTGGCATCGATGCTCGGCGCTCTCTTCTGGGGAAAGCTCAGCGATAGGACTCTGAGGAGGAAACCCTTTATACTGCTCGGCTTCGCGAGCGTGCCGCTCTTCCTAACGCTGATGGCACTGGCGAGAACTCCTGCACAGCTCATAGCAATAAACACCGCCTACGCATTCTTCCTTGCATCGACGCTTTCCGTGCCGATAGCCCTGGTTTTAAGAAGCGTCAGAAAGCACAGCTGGGACTACGGTATAGGGAAGTTTAACGAGATAAGCGGCTGGGGCTGGGTGCTCGGTCTAGTTCTCGGCTTTGGCCTGTCAAGGTTTCTCACGATTCCCCAGCTGTTCGTGGCATTCGCCCTCTTCGGTCTGCCATCTGTGTTCATGGCCCAGAGGATGATACGGGAGGTCCCGATATATGTCAACAGAAAAGCCATAAGAGTATTCGGCAACTATGTCATCGAGAAGGCTCGCTACTTCCCTAGCTTCATCCTCCACACCAATTTCAGCCTTCCAGAGGGTCTGAAAAGGTTCTACATATCGTTTCTGCTCTTCTGGATAGCGGCAGGACTGTATTTCCCGCAGGTCCCCGTGCTCCTTACGGAGAACGGCTTCACTAGGGAAATCATTTACCTTGCCCTGATCGTCAACTCCACCATAGCGGCCCTCAACTACACCAGCGTCGGGACGAGTATGGGTGAAAACAAGGAAGGAACGCTTAGAAAAGGCCTCCTTATCAGAACAGGGGCGTTCGTAGCAATCACCGTCGGCGCGCTGATCTCTCCGGCACTGCTCCCCCTGGCGTTCGTCTCATACGCCCTGGCTGGCTACTCCTGGACCTTCATAGGTGTTTCATCGACGGCCATAGTTAGTGAAAATGCCGGTGAAAAGGAAAATGGAAGCGCTATGGGGACCTACAACGTTGTAAGCTCTGCTGGTTACATCACGGGAAGCGCCCTCGGCGGCTGGATTGTAGCCACTGCAGGCTTTGGAACAGCTTTTGGCCTTGGCTTAGTGCTCCTTGGGGGAAGCATCGCGCTATTGAGGAAATGAAAAGAGAGTCAGAACTTCAGAACCCTAGCTAGGACTATCAGAGGGTCCCACACGGGAGCGAAGGGTGGCGCGTAGGCCAGATCCGTGAAGAAAACATCCTTCGTGGTGAATCCAGCCTGAATCATGGCCGCTGCAGCGTCAATCCTTGGCAGTATCTCCCCACCGACGGCCTGAACGCCAAGCAGCCTGTTGGTCTCGTTGTCAACGACGCCCTTGAGATGGATTTCCTTAGCCCCAGGATAGTAGTGCGGTCTTGTCTTCGCCTTTATGAAGGCGGTTCTAACGTCGTAGCCCTCTTTTATGGCCTCGGCCTCGGTGAGACCGGTCTTACCTATCTCAAGGTCAAGGAACTTGGTTATGCTGGTACCAAGGACACCCGGGAAGGTTATTTCCTTGCCGGCGATGTTGCTCCCGGCCACGTAGCCCATCTTATTGCCTGACGGAGCCAGTGGAATCCACACGCGCCTGCCGGTTATGATATGCCGAGTCTCTGCTACATCTCCAGCGGCATAGACGTTCTCAACACTGGTCTGCATCTTTTCGTTCGTCCAGATTGCCCCAGTTTCGCCTGTTCTAACTCCAAGCTGTTTGGCTAGTTCAGTGTTGGGTTTTATGCCCGTCGCGATTATAACAAGGTCAGCGGGATACTCGGAGGCGTCGGTGACTACCTTTTCGACCCTTCCGTCACCCTCTATCCTCATCGTCAGCTCCTGCAGGCGGAGGTTGAGGTGGGCTTTGAGTTTCTCCTCCACAATGTCAGTGATCTCCTTGTCGAAGGTCTTTCTAAGAACGCGCTCACTCCTGCCGATGAGCGTTACGTTCTTGCCCTGGGCGACAAAGGCCTCGGCCATCTCGATGGCTATGTAGCCCGTTCCAATGATGACGACGTTTTCAACCTTGTTCTTCTCAATGTAATCTCTTATCGCAACGGCATCCGGAGGGAGATCTGCAGTGAAAACTCCCTCTAGCTCGAGTCCCTCTATGGGTGGAACATGAGGAGAAGCACCGTTGGCGAAGACGAGGTAATCCCACTCGTAGGTGTGTTCCCCGTCTTCCTCGCGAACCCTCACAGAACCCTCTTCGACCTCTATTACCTCTGCCTTCATGTGAAGGTCTATGCCACGCTTCTTAATGAAAACCTCCGGTGGATAGTGCATGAGCTTCTCCTTCGGCGAGATTCCTTCTACCACGTATGGAACTCCGCAGGGAGCGTGGCTGACCCATTCTGTTGCTTCAAAGACCTTAACGTCCCATTCCGGCTTCAGGCGCTTGATGCGAGATGCAGCGCTCATTCCAGCTGCTCCACCACCTATGATAACGACTGTCTTCTTCATAAGAATCACCAAAAGAGGTTCAAAACCTACGGTTAAAAAAGTTGGCGGACAAAAGCGGATCACTCCTTCTTCCTAAGGAAGTACTTCCTGCCCCTGACCTCCACCATGCGGTATATCTCACCTTCCCTCAGATCAATGCCTGGCTTGTCAAGCTCATACGTCTCATAGGTTTCCATATCCATCAGCTGAACTTCGTTTGGGGTTATGCTTGTCACCATTGCCTCGCTTTTCTCGTACTCCACCCAATCTATACCCTCCCTCTTCACGGTCTTCCAGTCCCTGTGCTCACTTTCGTTGGTCGAAAGGTTCCTGAGGCTCATGCCCTTCCCATCGACCCTCTCAACTTCATAGACGTTGCCGCGCCTATCTTCAACTATGTCCCCTTTCTGGAACTTCGGGATTCTAATGCTTACGCTCGTGCGGTAGACTTCCTTACTCGTCAGCCTGTCCATGCCCACGAGTTCATAGGCCTCACTTATTGTTCCGCCGAAGCGTTCCTTTATTGCCTGGGCAAGCTTTCTGGCACTCGAAGTCGAACCCATGTAGAAGTCCAAGCCTTCCTCCTTCTCTATAGTATCTTGAATGAAGCCCATCCTGTCCTTGCGCATTATCTCGTCAACCTTCTCCTCCACGAGCTTGCCTATGGCCTTCCTTTCCGCCTCTGTTAATGGCCTATCTTCCGCCCTGACCTGAAGGATAGCCTCAAAGTAACCGCCGAGGAACTTCTGACAGCGGGGACATACCGTCTGGCGGACGTAGACCGTCACGTACTTGACCTCATCGTGGAGCTCGCGCTGGAGCTCGTGGATTCTGGCTTTAACACGAACTTCATAGGTTATTATGGCAGGGAAGTACTCGATGTGCCAGTCCACCGGCTGGAAGGCTACTACTGCCGCTCCAACCGGGAGATCGTTTATTTCTCCAAGTTCTTCCATTGAAACTACTTCAAAGCTCCTCACGCGTTCATCGAGGGAATCCCCGAGCTCCTCAAGGAGAGCACCCTCAGCAACTTCAAAAATAAGCTCCTCAAGCTCGTAGGTGCTCGGGTCAACCCACACCCCTCGCTTCTTGTAGCTCCCACAGTTTTGACAGAGCTCTGTGTTTATCTCTCTTTCGATGAGCAGGACAGGGTTCTCTTTACGGAAGCACACCTGGCAGAGACCAACCACTAGAGGCCCACCCTCGCTCTCGCTTATTCCACACCTGTAGCAGAACCTCTCACTCATAGTTCTCACCGGAGAAGAAGTGAGAAGGGATGTTTAAAAAATCTCTGATTTCCTCAGAGGAACATCTTGGCCATTTGGGCATGTGGAATTCCCTGGATCCTCAGGACTCTATCCTCGTCCACATAGCCCAGCTCTATAGCCTTTCTAACGCATCTTTCGCCCGTGAGGTTAGCTATCGTGGCTTCCTCGAGAAGGCTTTCCAGGGCATCTTCCTCAACTAATTCTCCTTTGTAAAAGCGTTCCTTTACTTCTAATTTGA of the Thermococcus onnurineus NA1 genome contains:
- a CDS encoding Rossmann-like domain-containing protein translates to MLLRKFKKKALKLVDEDFRVLDFSFGLPYTYVLIEGRRGKALGVAMTLPEEVQRYENSIEEPSLEAFIEKADSLNIIERAFGLAAINAVSQYHIDLSDAKWIDAVELLDESIEKVAVIGNMPPIVKALRERGFELYIFERNPKLWDRNTFSDALEYWLLPEVDAVMASATCILNGTIDMLLDRAKNARIFLLTGPTGQVLPEFFKGTGVTHIASMKVVNVENAILQLKLGCFRGFSNESKKYVVEP
- a CDS encoding MFS transporter, producing MSQRVSVAVRNAMVSNRYRYVPRMPRWFYSFVPFKVATGGSSALVSLYLLELGGNASTVGLTFALASLASMLGALFWGKLSDRTLRRKPFILLGFASVPLFLTLMALARTPAQLIAINTAYAFFLASTLSVPIALVLRSVRKHSWDYGIGKFNEISGWGWVLGLVLGFGLSRFLTIPQLFVAFALFGLPSVFMAQRMIREVPIYVNRKAIRVFGNYVIEKARYFPSFILHTNFSLPEGLKRFYISFLLFWIAAGLYFPQVPVLLTENGFTREIIYLALIVNSTIAALNYTSVGTSMGENKEGTLRKGLLIRTGAFVAITVGALISPALLPLAFVSYALAGYSWTFIGVSSTAIVSENAGEKENGSAMGTYNVVSSAGYITGSALGGWIVATAGFGTAFGLGLVLLGGSIALLRK
- the cdr gene encoding CoA-disulfide reductase, with protein sequence MKKTVVIIGGGAAGMSAASRIKRLKPEWDVKVFEATEWVSHAPCGVPYVVEGISPKEKLMHYPPEVFIKKRGIDLHMKAEVIEVEEGSVRVREEDGEHTYEWDYLVFANGASPHVPPIEGLELEGVFTADLPPDAVAIRDYIEKNKVENVVIIGTGYIAIEMAEAFVAQGKNVTLIGRSERVLRKTFDKEITDIVEEKLKAHLNLRLQELTMRIEGDGRVEKVVTDASEYPADLVIIATGIKPNTELAKQLGVRTGETGAIWTNEKMQTSVENVYAAGDVAETRHIITGRRVWIPLAPSGNKMGYVAGSNIAGKEITFPGVLGTSITKFLDLEIGKTGLTEAEAIKEGYDVRTAFIKAKTRPHYYPGAKEIHLKGVVDNETNRLLGVQAVGGEILPRIDAAAAMIQAGFTTKDVFFTDLAYAPPFAPVWDPLIVLARVLKF
- a CDS encoding 60S ribosomal export protein NMD3, whose amino-acid sequence is MSERFCYRCGISESEGGPLVVGLCQVCFRKENPVLLIEREINTELCQNCGSYKKRGVWVDPSTYELEELIFEVAEGALLEELGDSLDERVRSFEVVSMEELGEINDLPVGAAVVAFQPVDWHIEYFPAIITYEVRVKARIHELQRELHDEVKYVTVYVRQTVCPRCQKFLGGYFEAILQVRAEDRPLTEAERKAIGKLVEEKVDEIMRKDRMGFIQDTIEKEEGLDFYMGSTSSARKLAQAIKERFGGTISEAYELVGMDRLTSKEVYRTSVSIRIPKFQKGDIVEDRRGNVYEVERVDGKGMSLRNLSTNESEHRDWKTVKREGIDWVEYEKSEAMVTSITPNEVQLMDMETYETYELDKPGIDLREGEIYRMVEVRGRKYFLRKKE
- a CDS encoding DUF424 domain-containing protein; this encodes MIYIKVYRVQGEVLLAACDEELLGKTFREGELKLEVKERFYKGELVEEDALESLLEEATIANLTGERCVRKAIELGYVDEDRVLRIQGIPHAQMAKMFL